Genomic window (Streptomyces yatensis):
ATCACCCGTTCCTTGATCAATTCGCGTACGGAGTTGGCCGCGCCGGAGAAACTCATGCCGATGACGAGCACCAGCAGAATGGTTCCGGACTCCTGGTTGTAGCGGAAACCGCTGTCGGGCGGTGGCGGGACGAGTCCGTACTTCGCCGGAACCAGACAGCTCACCCCGCCCAGCACGGCCGGGAGGAGCAGCATCAGCGCCATGAAGCCCTTGTCGGAGGCGATGACCGACAGATAGCGGCGGATCAGGGTCCACAACTGGGCGACCCAGTGCCGCCGTTTGGGCTGCAGCGCTCGCGCGGGCGGCTGCGCCGGAAGGGCGCCCGGCTGCTGCGGCGGTACGGCAGAGCCGACCTCCGCGACCCGCCGGGCGTACTGCGGGGAAGTCCGCCAGCGTCCGCCCCAGTCGTGGTCGCGATGGTTCTCGAAGGCGGAGAAGACATCGGCCCAGCTCTCGTGGCCGAAGAACTCCAGGGCCTCGTCCGGGGCGCCGAAGTAGGCCACGGAGCCGCCCGGCGCCATCACCAACACCCGGTCGCACAGGGACAGTTCGGCGACCGAGTGGGTCACCACCAGGACGGTACGGCCGTCGTCGGCGAGCCCCCGCAGCAACTTCATGACATCGCGGTCCAGGCCCGGGTCCAGCCCGGAGGTGGGCTCGTCCAGGAAGAGCAGGGATGGCTTGGTCAGCAGCTCCAGGGCGACGGACACCCGCTTGCGCTGACCGCCGGAGAGCGAGGCGACCTTCTTGTCCCGGTGGACGTCGAGCTTCAGCTCCCGGAGCACCTCGTCGATACGGGCCTTGCGCTCGGCGGCCTTGGTGTCGCCGGGGAAGCGCAGCCTGGCGGCGTACTTCAGCGCGGTGTCGACGGTCAGCTCCTTGTGCAGGATGTCGTCCTGCGGAACGAGGCCGATCCGGTGGCGCAACTCGGCGAACTGGGTGTACAGATCGCGGTGGTCGTAGAGGACATGCCCCTGGTCGGCGGGCCGGTAGCCGGTCAGCGCGCGCAGCAGGGTGGACTTCCCGGAGCCCGACGGCCCGACCACCGCCACCAGCGACTTCTCCGGGACGCCGAAGGAGACGTCGTCCAGGATGGTCTTGCCGCGTCCGACGGTCACCGTCAGGTTCCGGGCGGCGAAGAAGACCTCACCGGTGTCGGCGAACTCCTCCAGCCGGTCCCCGGCGAGGCGGAAGGTGGAGTGGCCGACACCGACGATGTCATGGGGGCCGATGAGCTGGCGGCGGTCCACGGGCTGCCCGTTGACAAAGGTGCCGTTGTGGCTGCCGAGGTCGACGATCTCGAAGCGGCCACCGGGCAGCGGCCGGAACTCCGCGTGGTGGCGGGAGACGTGCGGGCCCTCCACCACGAGTTCGTTGTCCTGCGCCCGGCCGATGCGCATCGGCCGCCCCTGGACGAGCCGGTGGACACCCGACGGGCTCCGGTCGATGAAGTGGGTCGCGGCGGCTCCATGGGGCTCGTCCGGCTCTCCGGCGGCGGGCCGGTGCGGGTCCCGGGTGACGTCCGGGCCTGCCGTACGGGCGGGGGCCGCCGTCCCGGCCGGGGCCGCCGCCTGCCCCGCTGAGGCCGCCGCCCCGGCCGGGGCTCCCGGGCCCTCCGCCGTCCCGGGACGGGGCGCCACCGGGGGTGAACCGGCGGCTGCCACCGTGCCCCAACCCGTATCACCTCGCGGTCCGCGAGGGGGCTGGGGATGGGCCTCGGGGCGGGGTTCGGGATGAGCCTGAGGACGGGGTTCGGGGCGGGCCTCGGGACGAGGCTCAGGACGGGCATCGCCCTGATGTGCCGCCGCGCGGCCCTGCGCGGCGGCGGGCGCCTGGTCGCCACTCACCGGCGACGGCGCCGGCGCTGGCGAAGGCGTCGGCGCGGCCTCCGTGAAGTCCAGCCGCATGCCGCTGGAGAAGTTCCCCAGCCGGACGATCGAACCGTGGCCGATCTCGATCCGCTGGACACGGCGCCCGTCCGCGAACGTGCCGTTCGCGCTGCCGAGGTCCTCGATGACCCACGTCCCGCCGACGCAGCGGATCGTGATGTGCCGCCGGGAGACCCGGCGGTCGATGGTCGGGATGTCGGCCTGCTGATCGCGCCCCACGGTGTAGCTCCGGGACGCGTCCAGGGTCCAGGTGCGTCCATTGGCATGCAGTACAAGTTCCGGCACGGGCGGTGTGTCCTCATGGGGTCGGTCAGTCGGCGTGCGGCCCGGGCCGGGCACGCCGATGCGTACGGCCGTAGCCGACTTGGAAGAGGGCACGGGGCGTACGGAGGTTGCGTGTGATGGCGCGGGGTCCCAACTTACCTCCCCGGCAGCGGTGGTTCGCCTCCGTCCCCGCGTTCGCCCCCGGCGCACAGTGCGTGGTCGATGAGGGCGCTGGCCGTGTTCTCCTGGT
Coding sequences:
- a CDS encoding FHA domain-containing protein yields the protein MPELVLHANGRTWTLDASRSYTVGRDQQADIPTIDRRVSRRHITIRCVGGTWVIEDLGSANGTFADGRRVQRIEIGHGSIVRLGNFSSGMRLDFTEAAPTPSPAPAPSPVSGDQAPAAAQGRAAAHQGDARPEPRPEARPEPRPQAHPEPRPEAHPQPPRGPRGDTGWGTVAAAGSPPVAPRPGTAEGPGAPAGAAASAGQAAAPAGTAAPARTAGPDVTRDPHRPAAGEPDEPHGAAATHFIDRSPSGVHRLVQGRPMRIGRAQDNELVVEGPHVSRHHAEFRPLPGGRFEIVDLGSHNGTFVNGQPVDRRQLIGPHDIVGVGHSTFRLAGDRLEEFADTGEVFFAARNLTVTVGRGKTILDDVSFGVPEKSLVAVVGPSGSGKSTLLRALTGYRPADQGHVLYDHRDLYTQFAELRHRIGLVPQDDILHKELTVDTALKYAARLRFPGDTKAAERKARIDEVLRELKLDVHRDKKVASLSGGQRKRVSVALELLTKPSLLFLDEPTSGLDPGLDRDVMKLLRGLADDGRTVLVVTHSVAELSLCDRVLVMAPGGSVAYFGAPDEALEFFGHESWADVFSAFENHRDHDWGGRWRTSPQYARRVAEVGSAVPPQQPGALPAQPPARALQPKRRHWVAQLWTLIRRYLSVIASDKGFMALMLLLPAVLGGVSCLVPAKYGLVPPPPDSGFRYNQESGTILLVLVIGMSFSGAANSVRELIKERVIYERERATGLSRSAYLMSKVIVLGLITAMQGAVLCAIGFSVRQLPAQGLLMPTAVEVCVVISALGFTSMMFGLVISALVRTAEKTMPLLVMFAIVQVVFTGVLFKLFSSPGIEQVGWLMPARWAVAGAGTTLDLAHTMPPWNLDKPNEVDPLWAHTVSQWGIDLGVLVAIGLVCGFVVARLLRRHEPDVMRD